One Streptomyces taklimakanensis DNA window includes the following coding sequences:
- a CDS encoding YbaK/EbsC family protein: MTTTGRRPAPVGTAPATGTDADGRGGVSPHDRTAYRRLMALADRHGASYRLIEHPPEGRTEVVSALRGHDLAQSAKCLVVVVRPDKRTCRYVLAVVPGDRRLDLRRVAECTGGRRVGFADRETAERLAGSVSGSIIPFSFHPDLELIVEEDLLRSDVLYFNAARLDLSMALATDDYLRMARPRTARISEPADS, from the coding sequence ATGACGACGACCGGACGCCGCCCCGCCCCCGTCGGCACCGCTCCCGCCACCGGAACCGACGCCGACGGGCGAGGTGGCGTCTCGCCCCACGACCGGACCGCCTACCGGCGGCTCATGGCACTGGCCGACCGCCACGGCGCCTCCTACCGGCTGATCGAGCACCCCCCGGAGGGCCGCACCGAGGTGGTCAGCGCCCTGCGTGGGCACGACTTGGCGCAGAGCGCCAAGTGTCTGGTCGTGGTGGTGCGGCCGGACAAGCGGACCTGCCGGTACGTGCTGGCCGTCGTCCCCGGCGACCGACGCCTCGATCTGCGCCGGGTCGCGGAGTGCACCGGCGGGCGCAGGGTCGGCTTCGCCGACCGCGAGACCGCCGAGCGGCTCGCCGGCTCGGTCAGCGGCTCGATCATCCCCTTCTCCTTCCACCCCGACCTCGAACTGATCGTCGAGGAGGACCTGCTCCGCAGCGACGTCCTGTACTTCAACGCCGCCCGGCTCGACCTGTCGATGGCCCTGGCCACCGACGACTACCTGCGGATGGCACGTCCGCGCACGGCCCGGATCTCCGAGCCGGCCGACTCCTGA
- a CDS encoding ATP-binding cassette domain-containing protein gives MIEAIDVTKSFGDVAALDGVNVSVPEGSIHGLLGHNGAGKTTLVNILSTLLEPTDGTARICGLDVTAEAQRVRRCIGLTGQFASVDEQLSGRDNLTLIARLLGASKRQAHSRADELLELFELSQAAKRPVSQYSGGMRRRLDIAASLVGSPQVIFLDEPTTGLDPNSRIGVWEIVKRLAKDGVAVLLTTQYLEEADQLCDRITLLSKGKVVAGGTPDELKADVGQRMVTVTLSTESEASTAVKALEDTGIRATPQESGATISVPVAASADLATIVRTLNEAHTEITELGFSEPTLDDVYLRLTHEPTGKSVPA, from the coding sequence ATGATTGAGGCAATCGACGTAACGAAGTCGTTCGGTGACGTCGCCGCACTGGACGGCGTGAACGTCTCGGTTCCCGAAGGTTCGATCCACGGTCTGCTGGGCCACAACGGCGCCGGCAAGACCACCTTGGTCAACATCCTCTCCACGTTGCTGGAACCGACCGACGGCACCGCCCGGATCTGCGGCCTCGACGTGACCGCCGAGGCGCAGAGGGTCCGCCGTTGCATCGGCCTGACCGGGCAGTTCGCCTCGGTGGACGAACAGCTCTCCGGGCGGGACAACCTGACCCTGATCGCGCGCCTGCTCGGCGCGAGCAAGCGTCAGGCCCACTCCCGCGCGGACGAACTGCTGGAGCTGTTCGAGCTGTCCCAGGCCGCCAAGCGGCCGGTCTCCCAGTACTCGGGGGGCATGCGCAGGCGGCTGGACATCGCGGCGAGCCTCGTCGGCTCACCGCAGGTCATCTTCCTCGACGAGCCGACGACCGGCCTGGACCCGAACTCCCGGATCGGCGTGTGGGAGATCGTCAAGCGACTGGCCAAGGACGGCGTCGCGGTGCTGCTCACCACGCAGTACCTCGAAGAGGCCGACCAGCTCTGCGACCGGATCACCCTGCTGTCCAAGGGCAAGGTGGTCGCGGGCGGCACGCCCGACGAGCTCAAGGCCGACGTCGGCCAGCGCATGGTGACCGTGACGCTGTCGACGGAGTCCGAGGCGTCCACCGCGGTGAAGGCGCTGGAGGACACCGGCATCCGGGCGACCCCTCAGGAGTCCGGGGCCACCATCAGCGTCCCGGTCGCCGCCTCCGCCGACCTCGCGACCATCGTGCGCACGCTGAACGAGGCGCACACCGAGATCACCGAGCTCGGTTTCTCCGAGCCGACTCTGGACGACGTCTACCTGAGGCTGACTCACGAACCCACCGGGAAGTCGGTGCCCGCGTGA
- a CDS encoding ABC transporter permease codes for MTVIEAEAGRQRTASDREGHPSEQWGGSGLFSQTAALTGRSIRPYLQAGVLIVTFVEPLVMLLMFAGVLKVLGDAPGMPTDMAYIDNLAPAIMIITAVAAGAQAGNGLINDLRNDVITRFHTLPINRFSVLLARSFADGARALYQLIAVAVLAALFFGFAPPGGFLGVVGTIVMSLLVGWSMSWIFIMMAAVLRNGDVLRMITTLMTFPLLFASNAFVPPESMPTWLRVIAQANPISYANDATRSMVAGEITLAELLATVVACLALVCVCAPISKRSFRVM; via the coding sequence ATGACGGTCATCGAGGCCGAGGCCGGCCGGCAGCGGACAGCGTCGGACCGAGAGGGGCACCCGTCCGAGCAGTGGGGCGGCAGCGGCCTGTTCTCCCAGACCGCCGCCCTCACCGGCCGCTCGATACGGCCCTACCTGCAGGCCGGCGTGCTCATCGTCACGTTCGTCGAGCCGCTGGTCATGCTGTTGATGTTCGCCGGCGTGCTGAAGGTGCTGGGCGACGCGCCCGGGATGCCGACCGACATGGCCTACATCGACAACCTGGCTCCCGCCATCATGATCATCACCGCGGTCGCCGCCGGCGCCCAGGCGGGCAACGGTCTCATCAACGACCTGCGCAACGACGTCATCACCCGCTTCCACACCCTGCCGATCAACAGGTTCAGCGTGCTGCTGGCCAGGAGCTTCGCCGACGGTGCCCGGGCGCTCTACCAGTTGATCGCCGTCGCCGTCCTGGCCGCGCTGTTCTTCGGGTTCGCGCCTCCCGGCGGGTTCCTGGGCGTGGTGGGCACGATCGTCATGAGCCTGCTCGTCGGCTGGTCCATGAGCTGGATCTTCATCATGATGGCCGCGGTGCTGCGCAACGGCGACGTGCTGCGCATGATCACCACGCTGATGACCTTCCCGCTGCTGTTCGCCTCCAACGCCTTCGTCCCGCCGGAGTCGATGCCCACCTGGCTGCGGGTGATCGCCCAGGCGAACCCCATCTCCTACGCCAACGACGCCACGCGCAGCATGGTCGCCGGCGAGATCACCCTCGCGGAACTGCTCGCCACCGTCGTGGCGTGCCTCGCCCTGGTGTGCGTCTGCGCACCGATCTCGAAGCGCTCGTTCCGAGTGATGTGA
- a CDS encoding LuxR C-terminal-related transcriptional regulator, giving the protein MAESGIGLDRRSELLYRKLLLRTSWRTQELAQAMEWPTNEVAQAMEILRAEGLASVSEDDHTAFRAVEPCIALPALLARSMREGRSPQPRPVEIDRFIALHERAAERVRESADGSGSRDDASTMVERMVAKAERDVMFLVPGHVEGGFEFSRPIVDMGLRRGVRLRAVWSSCVFQTPSAMTYAQWLAQQDVPPRTVGTVPLRAMIMDGAVAVVIDASEGSRVVRSTTELESLCALAERLWERGAAVRQLGRKPGAPTTRRPRTEIVLRLLAEGLTDDAIARRLGCSVRTVRNDVASAMVALDARSRFQAGARAMQVGLI; this is encoded by the coding sequence GTGGCGGAATCCGGAATCGGTCTGGACAGGCGTTCGGAGCTTCTCTACCGGAAGCTGCTCCTGCGGACGAGCTGGCGAACGCAGGAACTGGCGCAGGCCATGGAATGGCCGACAAACGAGGTCGCGCAAGCGATGGAGATCCTGCGGGCCGAGGGTCTCGCCAGCGTCTCCGAGGACGACCACACGGCGTTTCGCGCGGTCGAGCCGTGCATAGCCCTGCCGGCCCTGCTGGCCCGGTCGATGCGCGAGGGCCGCTCACCGCAGCCCCGCCCGGTCGAGATCGACCGGTTCATCGCCCTGCACGAGCGCGCGGCCGAGCGCGTCAGGGAGTCCGCCGACGGGAGCGGGAGCCGCGACGACGCGTCCACCATGGTCGAACGAATGGTCGCCAAGGCCGAGCGTGACGTGATGTTCCTCGTCCCCGGCCACGTCGAGGGCGGTTTCGAGTTCTCCCGCCCCATCGTGGACATGGGACTGCGACGCGGCGTGCGCCTGCGGGCCGTGTGGTCGTCCTGCGTCTTCCAGACACCTTCCGCCATGACGTACGCACAGTGGCTGGCCCAGCAGGACGTTCCGCCGCGCACGGTCGGCACGGTGCCGCTGCGGGCGATGATCATGGACGGTGCGGTGGCCGTGGTGATCGACGCGTCGGAAGGCTCCCGCGTGGTGCGGTCCACCACGGAGCTGGAATCCCTGTGCGCCCTGGCGGAGCGGCTCTGGGAGCGCGGGGCGGCGGTGCGGCAGCTGGGACGGAAGCCCGGCGCCCCCACCACCCGCCGCCCCCGTACGGAGATCGTCCTCCGGCTCCTGGCCGAAGGCCTCACCGACGACGCCATCGCCCGTCGACTGGGCTGCAGCGTCCGGACGGTGCGCAACGACGTCGCGTCGGCCATGGTGGCGCTCGATGCGCGTAGCAGGTTCCAGGCGGGAGCCCGCGCCATGCAGGTCGGACTGATCTGA
- a CDS encoding DUF6269 family protein, which translates to MHDDTDDPFHVQHPLDVLTEIELRGAADRELPMHDNAILWADLLAAYVEHLVDRGQAHDPDPGAFELTRRLDEGHAGG; encoded by the coding sequence ATGCACGACGACACGGACGACCCGTTCCACGTCCAGCATCCTCTGGACGTTCTGACGGAGATCGAACTTCGGGGTGCCGCGGACCGTGAGCTGCCGATGCACGACAACGCGATCCTCTGGGCGGATCTACTGGCGGCTTACGTCGAACACCTGGTGGACCGAGGGCAGGCACACGATCCGGACCCCGGCGCGTTCGAGCTGACGCGCCGGCTGGACGAAGGACACGCCGGCGGCTGA
- a CDS encoding AfsR/SARP family transcriptional regulator, with amino-acid sequence MDFKVLGPVSAEVDGRAVPLDGSKQRTVLAALLLAYGRSLTDERLVALLWGWERMATRTSRLYTYVSRLRTRIGPGLKLERIGRGYRMDIGDAVFDWDVFRRLAEAGRADLLAGRYAGAERRLAEALALWRGPALRDVTPYLADVEAPGLEEARISAQENHADAALALGRHVDVVTALTGLAAQYPVRERIRGQLMVALYRCGRQAEALAVYEEGRRVLAEELGIDPSPALRALHQQILRGVLPPPRAPERHGVTLSSPDARGLFRGGGVGHGLVPAMLPAGAGDFTGRVAETADVLAALHGRQDVLVTGAPGIGKSAFAVRVARQCRADFPHGLLYADLRAPDGTPRDPVEALGWFLRALGAADDELPATLDERAHLYRTLTAGRRTLVVLDNAADDAQVRPLLPGGDGSRTLVTGVRSTLASLEGTRLVRLGPMDADEARRLLAAVVGEERVAAEPEATARVVEACDGLPLALRVAGSRLAACQQWRIARLADRLAPEGRRLDELRFGSLDVRGRLRAALDPLDEATRRDCGVLAAVGPVPLTPPGTAELLGISFDEAEELLESLVNARILEARGVDGEVWLRYRFTPLMRLAIRGGATARAGGADTPPSRLPAGRSADALPKGRGSAAGVSFVQPARQLERAGVRIVCLPSVHQVFDVSRQ; translated from the coding sequence ATGGACTTCAAGGTCCTCGGCCCGGTGTCGGCCGAGGTCGACGGCCGCGCGGTCCCGCTGGACGGCAGCAAGCAGCGCACCGTTCTGGCGGCGCTGCTGCTCGCCTACGGCCGGAGCCTGACCGACGAGCGGCTGGTCGCCCTCCTGTGGGGCTGGGAGCGGATGGCCACCCGCACCAGCCGGCTGTACACGTACGTGTCGCGGCTGCGCACCCGCATCGGCCCCGGGCTGAAGCTGGAGCGGATCGGCCGCGGGTACCGGATGGACATCGGCGACGCCGTGTTCGACTGGGACGTCTTCCGGCGGCTGGCCGAGGCCGGCCGCGCCGACCTCCTCGCGGGTCGGTACGCCGGTGCCGAACGCCGGCTGGCCGAGGCGCTCGCCCTGTGGCGCGGCCCGGCCCTGCGCGACGTCACCCCGTACCTGGCCGACGTCGAGGCCCCGGGCCTGGAGGAGGCCCGGATCAGCGCCCAGGAGAACCACGCCGACGCCGCGCTCGCCCTCGGCCGGCACGTCGACGTCGTGACCGCGCTGACCGGCCTGGCGGCGCAGTACCCGGTGCGCGAGCGGATCCGCGGCCAGTTGATGGTCGCCCTGTACCGCTGCGGTCGTCAGGCCGAAGCGCTGGCGGTGTACGAGGAGGGCCGCCGCGTCCTGGCGGAGGAGCTCGGGATCGACCCCAGCCCCGCCCTGCGCGCCCTCCACCAGCAGATCCTCCGGGGCGTCCTCCCCCCTCCCCGGGCTCCCGAGCGCCACGGCGTCACCCTGTCGTCGCCGGACGCCCGCGGGCTGTTCCGCGGCGGCGGCGTCGGGCACGGGCTCGTCCCCGCGATGCTGCCCGCCGGAGCCGGGGACTTCACCGGGCGCGTGGCCGAGACGGCGGACGTGCTCGCCGCCCTCCACGGCCGGCAGGACGTCCTCGTCACCGGCGCCCCCGGCATCGGGAAGTCGGCGTTCGCCGTGCGGGTCGCCCGCCAGTGCCGTGCCGACTTCCCGCACGGTCTGCTCTACGCCGATCTGCGCGCCCCCGACGGCACCCCCCGCGATCCGGTGGAGGCCCTCGGCTGGTTCCTGCGCGCCCTGGGTGCCGCGGACGACGAACTGCCCGCCACGCTCGACGAGCGCGCCCACCTCTACCGGACCCTGACGGCCGGACGGCGCACGCTCGTCGTCCTGGACAACGCCGCCGACGACGCCCAGGTGCGCCCCCTGCTGCCGGGCGGCGACGGCAGCCGCACCCTCGTCACCGGGGTCCGGTCCACCCTGGCCTCGCTGGAGGGCACCAGGCTGGTGCGGCTCGGACCCATGGACGCGGACGAGGCCCGTCGCCTGCTCGCCGCCGTCGTGGGAGAGGAACGGGTCGCGGCCGAACCCGAGGCGACCGCGCGGGTGGTGGAGGCGTGCGACGGGCTGCCCCTCGCCCTGCGCGTGGCCGGGTCCCGTCTGGCGGCCTGCCAGCAGTGGCGGATCGCCAGGCTCGCCGACCGACTGGCCCCCGAGGGGCGCCGACTGGACGAACTCCGGTTCGGCAGCCTTGACGTGCGCGGCCGCCTGCGCGCGGCCCTGGACCCGCTGGACGAGGCCACCAGGAGGGACTGCGGCGTCCTGGCGGCGGTCGGTCCCGTCCCGTTGACGCCTCCGGGCACCGCGGAGCTGCTGGGCATCTCCTTCGACGAAGCCGAGGAGCTGCTGGAGAGCCTGGTCAACGCGCGGATCCTGGAGGCGCGGGGCGTCGACGGCGAGGTGTGGCTGCGGTACCGCTTCACACCGCTGATGCGGCTCGCGATCCGGGGAGGGGCGACGGCGCGCGCCGGCGGGGCCGACACCCCGCCCTCCCGGCTCCCCGCCGGCCGGTCGGCGGACGCCCTCCCCAAGGGACGCGGGTCAGCCGCCGGCGTGTCCTTCGTCCAGCCGGCGCGTCAGCTCGAACGCGCCGGGGTCCGGATCGTGTGCCTGCCCTCGGTCCACCAGGTGTTCGACGTAAGCCGCCAGTAG
- a CDS encoding acyl-CoA carboxylase epsilon subunit, with the protein MSATVLEGPLGPVLFKVISGSPAPEELAAVAALLTTLPTTLSSGRGTRPAASATWRRPAVLPSASWMAGRTAAWTGSVPSTA; encoded by the coding sequence GTGTCCGCGACAGTGCTCGAAGGGCCGCTGGGCCCCGTCCTGTTCAAGGTGATCAGCGGCAGCCCGGCGCCGGAGGAACTGGCCGCCGTCGCCGCCCTGCTCACCACCCTGCCCACGACCCTCTCCTCCGGCAGGGGCACACGGCCCGCCGCGTCCGCGACATGGCGGCGTCCCGCCGTCCTCCCGTCCGCCTCCTGGATGGCCGGAAGGACGGCGGCGTGGACCGGTAGCGTGCCGTCCACGGCGTAG
- a CDS encoding acyl-CoA carboxylase subunit beta, which translates to MPQETTLRAERAAMHHRVAELARKRQEVLRGAPKATEAQHAKGKLTARERIELLVDAGSFHEVEPLRRHRATGFGLEGRRPYTDGVVTGWGTVEGRTVFVYAHDFRIFGGALGEAHAAKIHKIMDMAIAAGAPLVSLNDGAGARIQEGVVALAGYGGIFQRNTRASGVIPQISVMLGPCAGGAAYSPALTDFVFMVRDTSQMFITGPDVVQAVTGARVSQNGLGGADVHAATSGVAHFAYDDEETCLAEVRYLLSLLPSNNRENPPRTECVDPVDRRSEALLELVPVDGNRPYDMRAVIEEIVDDGEYLEVHERWANNIVCALARLDGQVVGIVANQPRHLAGVLDIHASEKAARFVQMCDAFNIPIVTLLDVPGFLPGVDQEHGGIIRHGAKLLYAYCNATVPRVSVVLRKAYGGAYIVMDSQSIGADLTYAWPTNEIAVMGAEGAANVIFRREIAASDDPDETRRELVKEYKSELMHPYYAAERGLVDDVIDPADTRSVLVGALAMLRTKHADLPARKHGNPPQ; encoded by the coding sequence ATGCCGCAGGAGACGACCCTTCGAGCCGAACGGGCGGCCATGCACCACAGGGTCGCGGAACTCGCCCGGAAGCGCCAGGAGGTGCTCCGGGGCGCCCCGAAGGCGACCGAGGCGCAGCACGCGAAGGGGAAGCTGACCGCGCGTGAGCGGATCGAGTTGTTGGTGGATGCCGGGTCGTTCCACGAGGTGGAGCCGTTGCGGCGGCACCGGGCCACGGGGTTCGGTCTGGAGGGCCGGCGGCCGTACACCGACGGGGTGGTCACCGGTTGGGGGACGGTGGAGGGGCGGACGGTGTTCGTCTACGCCCATGATTTCCGGATCTTCGGTGGGGCGTTGGGGGAGGCGCACGCGGCGAAGATCCACAAGATCATGGACATGGCCATCGCGGCCGGTGCGCCGTTGGTCTCGCTCAACGACGGGGCCGGGGCCCGCATCCAGGAGGGTGTGGTGGCGCTGGCCGGGTACGGCGGGATCTTCCAGCGCAACACCCGGGCGTCGGGGGTGATTCCGCAGATCTCGGTGATGTTGGGGCCGTGTGCGGGTGGGGCGGCCTACTCGCCGGCGTTGACGGACTTCGTGTTCATGGTGCGTGACACCTCGCAGATGTTCATCACCGGTCCGGACGTGGTGCAGGCCGTCACCGGGGCGCGGGTGTCGCAGAACGGGTTGGGCGGTGCCGATGTGCACGCGGCCACCTCCGGGGTGGCGCACTTCGCCTACGACGACGAGGAGACCTGTCTGGCCGAGGTGCGCTACCTGCTGTCGCTGCTGCCGTCCAACAACCGGGAGAACCCGCCGCGTACCGAGTGCGTCGATCCGGTCGACCGGCGGAGCGAGGCGTTGTTGGAGTTGGTGCCGGTCGACGGCAACCGTCCCTACGACATGCGGGCGGTGATCGAGGAGATCGTCGACGACGGCGAGTACCTCGAGGTGCACGAGCGGTGGGCGAACAACATCGTGTGCGCGCTGGCCCGGCTGGACGGGCAGGTGGTGGGGATCGTGGCCAACCAGCCCCGGCATCTGGCGGGGGTGTTGGACATCCACGCGTCGGAGAAGGCCGCGCGGTTCGTGCAGATGTGCGACGCGTTCAACATCCCGATCGTCACCCTTTTGGACGTGCCCGGGTTCCTGCCGGGGGTGGACCAGGAGCACGGCGGGATCATCCGGCACGGCGCCAAGCTGTTGTACGCGTACTGCAACGCCACGGTGCCGCGGGTGTCGGTGGTGCTGCGCAAGGCGTACGGGGGCGCGTACATCGTGATGGACTCCCAGTCCATCGGTGCGGATCTGACCTATGCCTGGCCGACCAACGAGATCGCGGTGATGGGTGCCGAGGGCGCCGCCAACGTGATCTTCCGGCGGGAGATCGCCGCCTCCGACGATCCGGACGAGACGCGTCGGGAACTGGTCAAGGAGTACAAGTCCGAGCTGATGCATCCCTACTACGCGGCCGAACGCGGTCTGGTCGACGACGTGATCGATCCGGCCGACACCCGCTCCGTCCTCGTCGGGGCCCTGGCCATGCTCCGTACCAAGCACGCCGACCTGCCCGCCCGCAAACACGGCAACCCGCCCCAGTGA
- a CDS encoding polyprenyl synthetase family protein: MLLSRLGPNRPDFEARLSEALAAAERRLRACSRDASDPRVAELTGHLTATGGKRLRTLLALLAAEFGDPSREGVVQAAVVAELVHVASLYHDDVVDRAATRHGVSTANVLWGNRMAVLGGDWLLARAARLAADLVPRALGLNADTANRLIAGQLRELAGPAPGEDPVEHYFQVTAGKTAALLAMSLGVGALQAGAPDAVVDVLIEYGEQLGIAFQIADDLLDLASPEAFTGKERGKDLLAGVPSLPVLLAREDTDPRDAELRELIEAGSAAGGDWHLRVLELFSASRATARAEAIMHQRLARAKEALESLPPLPARRTLDALCDFVAFRTG, encoded by the coding sequence GTGCTCCTGAGCCGGCTCGGCCCGAACCGGCCGGACTTCGAGGCCCGTCTGAGCGAGGCGCTGGCCGCCGCCGAGCGGCGGCTTCGGGCCTGCTCCCGCGACGCCTCCGACCCCAGGGTGGCGGAGCTCACGGGGCACCTGACGGCCACGGGCGGCAAGCGGCTGCGAACACTTCTGGCGCTGCTCGCCGCGGAGTTCGGCGACCCGTCGAGGGAGGGTGTCGTCCAGGCGGCCGTCGTCGCCGAACTCGTCCACGTCGCCTCGCTCTACCACGACGACGTGGTGGACCGGGCCGCCACCCGGCACGGTGTCTCCACCGCCAATGTCCTGTGGGGAAACCGGATGGCCGTCCTGGGCGGGGACTGGCTGCTGGCCAGGGCCGCCCGGCTCGCCGCCGACCTGGTGCCCAGGGCACTCGGCCTCAACGCCGACACGGCGAACCGACTCATCGCGGGCCAACTGCGCGAACTCGCCGGACCCGCGCCGGGGGAGGACCCCGTCGAGCACTACTTCCAGGTGACCGCCGGCAAGACCGCCGCGTTGCTGGCCATGTCCCTGGGGGTCGGTGCCCTCCAGGCCGGCGCGCCCGACGCGGTCGTCGACGTCCTCATCGAGTACGGCGAACAACTCGGCATCGCGTTCCAGATCGCCGACGACCTGCTGGACCTCGCCTCCCCCGAGGCCTTCACCGGCAAGGAGCGGGGCAAGGACCTGCTCGCCGGGGTCCCCAGCCTCCCGGTGCTGCTCGCCCGGGAGGACACCGACCCGCGCGACGCCGAGCTGCGCGAACTGATCGAGGCCGGATCCGCCGCCGGAGGCGACTGGCACCTCCGCGTCCTCGAACTCTTCTCCGCCTCGCGGGCCACCGCCCGCGCCGAGGCGATCATGCACCAGCGGCTGGCCAGGGCGAAGGAGGCGCTCGAGTCCCTGCCACCGCTGCCGGCACGCCGCACACTCGACGCCCTCTGCGACTTCGTGGCCTTCCGCACCGGCTGA
- a CDS encoding MMPL family transporter, whose translation MFGRVGRSAVRHPWLTILVWVIAAMGTAALAPPLKPVSDQAEFLPSHYESVRAGELQERAFPQQEQPASVMVFRRDDNGTLTEADLADVQKVAAGLDKAGLDKIKKVETSPQAVSPNREIALASIVATTKDPYNADLLDSIKEMREEAKPLLEGTALHMGITGASATTLDTLESSGDTDAMIMMATLVLIIVLLAAIFRSPLIAILPVLVITLVFVVATGLISTAAEFGGFQADSSIGSILIVVLFGVGTDYILFLLFRYREFLRQGQEPKEAMGEAVARVGETIASAAGAVIAAFLALLLSSLGMLRAMGPSLAISVAVTLLAALTLVPAVFSLLGAKAFWPSKAWRREPRHGLAARTASLTARRPGLVAAASGGLLAVLAAGVLNLNTVFDNAGSLPKNLESVQAAEALERGFSAGQTDPTRIFLEAEDGGKLERSQVTAYEKELSAAGLGQVTPAVLNPEGDVAQLGVVLKHKPDSTQAIDVVSGPLRDVAHEAAPEGTRVLVGGTSAVLADIQHATNRDYSVVFPAAGIAIMVILGLLLRSAVAPWYLMLAVGLGFAATLGSTVWLFQGLMGEAGLPFTLPVIVYLFVVAIGTDYNILVVARLREEVKRGNAPAQAVRQAITHSASTIGTAAVILAGTFGVLLLAQNSMLQQMGFAVAFGILLTAFVMALLLVPAVTTLLGHRTWWPGRATPDTEPEAAPEPPAQEPALAQRG comes from the coding sequence ATGTTCGGACGGGTCGGACGGTCCGCCGTCAGACATCCTTGGCTGACCATATTGGTGTGGGTGATCGCGGCGATGGGCACGGCGGCTCTGGCCCCGCCCCTGAAACCGGTCAGCGACCAGGCCGAATTCCTCCCCTCGCACTACGAGTCGGTGCGGGCCGGGGAGCTCCAGGAACGTGCTTTCCCACAACAGGAGCAGCCCGCCTCCGTCATGGTCTTCCGCCGTGACGACAACGGCACGCTGACCGAGGCCGACCTGGCGGACGTGCAGAAGGTCGCCGCCGGCCTGGATAAGGCGGGACTGGACAAGATCAAGAAGGTGGAGACCAGCCCGCAGGCCGTCTCCCCCAACCGCGAGATCGCCCTGGCGAGTATCGTCGCGACCACCAAGGACCCCTACAACGCCGATCTGCTGGACTCGATCAAGGAGATGCGGGAGGAGGCCAAGCCCCTCCTGGAGGGCACCGCCCTGCACATGGGGATCACCGGGGCCTCGGCGACCACGCTGGACACCCTGGAGTCCTCGGGCGACACCGACGCCATGATCATGATGGCGACGCTGGTGTTGATCATCGTGCTGCTGGCCGCGATCTTCCGCAGCCCGCTGATCGCGATCCTGCCGGTCCTCGTCATCACCCTGGTCTTCGTGGTGGCCACCGGGCTGATCTCCACCGCCGCCGAGTTCGGCGGGTTCCAGGCGGACTCCTCGATCGGTTCGATCCTGATCGTGGTGCTGTTCGGCGTCGGCACCGACTACATCCTGTTCCTGCTCTTCCGCTACCGGGAGTTCCTGCGCCAGGGGCAGGAACCGAAGGAGGCCATGGGCGAGGCCGTCGCCCGGGTCGGGGAGACCATCGCCTCGGCCGCCGGCGCCGTGATCGCCGCTTTCCTCGCCCTGCTGCTGTCCTCCCTGGGCATGCTGCGGGCCATGGGACCGTCCCTGGCGATCTCGGTCGCCGTCACCCTGCTGGCCGCGCTGACGTTGGTGCCCGCGGTCTTCTCCCTGTTGGGTGCCAAGGCGTTCTGGCCGTCCAAGGCGTGGCGCAGGGAACCGCGGCACGGGCTCGCCGCCCGGACCGCTTCCCTCACCGCACGCCGCCCCGGTCTCGTCGCCGCCGCCTCCGGCGGTCTGCTGGCCGTGCTGGCCGCGGGCGTCCTCAACCTCAACACGGTCTTCGACAACGCCGGCTCGCTGCCGAAGAACCTGGAGTCGGTGCAGGCGGCGGAGGCACTCGAGCGCGGTTTCTCGGCCGGCCAGACCGACCCGACCCGGATCTTCCTGGAGGCCGAGGACGGCGGCAAGTTGGAGCGGAGTCAGGTCACCGCCTACGAGAAGGAGCTGTCCGCGGCCGGCCTCGGACAGGTCACGCCCGCGGTCCTCAACCCCGAGGGCGACGTCGCCCAGCTCGGTGTGGTGCTCAAGCACAAGCCGGACAGCACCCAGGCCATCGACGTGGTCTCCGGACCGCTGCGCGACGTCGCCCACGAGGCGGCGCCGGAGGGCACCCGGGTCCTCGTCGGCGGCACCTCGGCGGTGCTCGCCGACATCCAGCACGCCACCAACCGCGACTACTCCGTGGTCTTCCCGGCCGCCGGAATCGCGATCATGGTGATCCTCGGGCTGCTGCTGCGCAGCGCCGTCGCCCCCTGGTACCTGATGCTCGCCGTCGGCCTGGGCTTCGCCGCGACGCTGGGCTCCACCGTCTGGCTCTTCCAGGGCCTCATGGGCGAGGCCGGTCTGCCCTTCACCCTGCCCGTGATCGTCTACCTGTTCGTCGTCGCGATCGGCACCGACTACAACATCCTGGTGGTGGCCCGACTGCGCGAGGAGGTCAAGCGCGGCAACGCCCCGGCGCAGGCCGTCCGTCAGGCGATCACCCACTCGGCGTCCACCATCGGCACGGCGGCCGTCATCCTCGCGGGCACCTTCGGCGTCCTGCTGCTGGCCCAGAACTCCATGCTCCAGCAGATGGGCTTCGCCGTGGCCTTCGGCATCCTGCTCACCGCCTTCGTGATGGCCCTGCTGCTGGTGCCCGCCGTGACCACCCTGCTCGGCCACCGGACGTGGTGGCCCGGCCGCGCCACGCCGGACACCGAGCCGGAGGCGGCCCCGGAGCCGCCGGCGCAGGAACCCGCCCTCGCCCAGCGCGGGTGA